One genomic region from Anolis sagrei isolate rAnoSag1 chromosome 7, rAnoSag1.mat, whole genome shotgun sequence encodes:
- the TREH gene encoding trehalase: RAAEMAVLVVWLLLSVCSAAFGQQMMSPCDSQIYCTGELLKQVQQAKLFQDDKHFVDMPLKASPEEVLHQFWQQVNATAGGTLSQEQVKVFVEGHFSPPGQELESWAPPDWTDSPPVLKKISDERLRSWAQALNDKWKQLGRKMKAEVQTSPKRHSLIYVPNPLIVPGGRFIEYYYWDSFWVIEGLLLCNMTSTAQGMIRNFLHLVQQFGHIPNGGRVYYVRRSQPPLLSLMVEKYLAHTKDTTFLRESISLLETEYHFWQEQRAINVSMGGRDYTLNRYQVPVGEPRPESYMKDVEVAAGLDEASQRALWSELHSGAESGWDFSSRWFLPGPPPLQAGLQDLRTSAVVPVDLNAILCRVEGLLASFHRDLGNTQVAEQFQAAREERERAMRAVFWDQEVGTWLDYNLLRQRRNRAFYPTNVAPLWAECGASAAETESALRYLEENPALSYHNGLPTSLADTGQQWDLPNAWAPLQDMVIEGLAKSSSPRAQELAFALAQRWVRTNLAVYERYQGMFEKYNVEGDGKPGGGGEYAVQEGFGWTNGVALKLLDLYGDRLTSSAGSFLPDTWTWVWVWVFLLVTLA; encoded by the exons CGTGCTGCTGAGATGGCGGTCCTTGTGGTGTGGCTGCTCCTGTCCGTCTGCAGTGCTGCATTCGGGCAGCAGATGATGTCCCCCTGTGACAG CCAGATCTACTGCACCGGAGAACTCCTCAAGCAGGTGCAGCAGGCCAAGCTCTTCCAGGATGACAAGCACTTTGTGGACATGCCCCTGAAGGCCAGCCCAG AGGAGGTCCTGCACCAGTTCTGGCAGCAGGTCAACGCCACGGCTGGAGGCACGTTGTCCCAAGAGCAGGTGAAGGTGTTTGTGGAGGGGCATTTCTCTCCTCCGGGGCAGGAGCTGGAGAGCTGGGCGCCTCCGGACTGGACGGACAG CCCCCCGGTCCTGAAGAAGATTTCGGATGAGAGGCTGCGGTCCTGGGCCCAGGCTCTCAACGACAAGTGGAAGCAGTTGGGCAGGAAG ATGAAGGCGGAGGTCCAAACCAGCCCCAAGCGCCACTCCCTGATCTATGTGCCGAACCCACTCATCGTTCCAGGAGGACGGTTCATCGAGTACTACTACTG GGACTCCTTCTGGGTCATCGAAGGCCTTCTGCTCTGCAACATGACCTCCACGGCCCAGGGCATGATCAGGAACTTCCTCCACTTGGTGCAGCA GTTTGGGCACATCCCCAACGGGGGCCGGGTCTACTACGTGCGCCGGAGCCAACCCCCGCTCCTCAGCCTGATGGTGGAGAAGTACCTGGCGCACACCAAAGACACCACCTTCCTCAG GGAGAGCATCTCTCTTTTGGAGACCGAGTACCACTTCTGGCAAGAGCAGAGGGCCATCAACGTCTCCATGGGGGGCCGGGACTACACCTTGAACCGCTACCAGGTGCCGGTGGGGGAGCCCAG ACCAGAGTCCTACATGAAGGATGTGGAAGTGGCTGCCGGCTTGGACGAAG CATCCCAGCGAGCGCTCTGGTCGGAGCTGCACAGTGGCGCAGAGTCCGGTTGGGACTTCTCTTCCCGATGGTTCCTCCCGGGACCTCCTCCCCTCCAGGCCGGGCTGCAGGACCTCAGGACCAGTGCTGTGGTGCCGGTGGACCTGAACGCCATCCTCTGCCGCGTGGAGGGACTCCTGGCCTCCTTCCATAGGGATTTGG GGAACACCCAGGTAGCTGAGCAGTTCCAGGCTGCCCGTGAGGAGCGAGAGCGGGCAATGCGGGCCGTCTTCTGGGATCAAGAGGTCGGGACCTGGCTGGACTACAACCTCCTGCGGCAGCGGCGCAACCGGGCATTCTACCCGACTAACGTGGCCCCTTTGTGGGCAGAGTGTGGAGCAAGCGCTGCCGAAACAGAGAGCGCCCTGCGCTACCTGGAG GAGAATCCAGCCCTCTCCTATCACAATGGACTGCCCACTTCCTTGGCGGACACAGGGCAACAGTGGGACTTGCCCAACGCCTGGGCCCCGCTCCAGGACATGGTCATCGAAG GCCTGGCCAAATCTTCCTCGCCCCGTGCACAAGAGCTGGCCTTCGCTTTGGCCCAACGCTGGGTGAGAACCAACCTGGCCGTCTACGAGAGGTACCAGGGCATGTTTGAGAAG TATAACGTGGAAGGGGACGGGAAGCCAGGTGGAGGTGGAGAGTACGCCGTGCAG GAGGGCTTCGGATGGACCAACGGCGTGGCTCTGAAGCTGCTGGACCTCTATGGTGACCGCCTCACCTCCTCTGCAGGCTCCTTCCTGCCAGACACTTGGACCTGGGTCTGGGTCTGGGTCTTCCTTCTGGTCACCTTGGCCTGA